From the genome of Triticum aestivum cultivar Chinese Spring chromosome 3B, IWGSC CS RefSeq v2.1, whole genome shotgun sequence, one region includes:
- the LOC123069690 gene encoding uncharacterized protein, which produces MAQPSSSSSAPPSSSPWVILGSIPRVSALPDAGDVSVALAAPPRVSILTVSPRVFPDLPTPRNFPFVLAADPSGLLLLQANLRCAPTREVIDRPGHQGVTWKLTDSRYFVLDTTNGSSFQLPDPEATIMHQALLGLLASPRGGGHYMVAELQPIFGSDEATLLCFSTEVGEWVEKPVHYPLPPRPLSPICVVSHHGRLWWVDLSWGVITCDPFADEPVLGFVPFPPGRVLRYREGWGVTDKFRYVGVSGGKLRFVDMYMRKRVRGAGAHTPMVSVWTLGDPDSREWTLEQEASFTEIWADESYKAAGLPEKIPTLALIHPKNPDVVYFFLKEHLFGVDVRGRKVVECQVYGLVAPPSICLASRFVRAWELPRALSSSGEWSNGISLAESANARPYQRSAGDYHLVGGSRIACKG; this is translated from the exons ATGGCGcagccgtcctcgtcctcctccgcgccgccgtcctcctcgccgTGGGTCATCCTAGGCAGCATCCCGCGCGTCTCCGCACTGCCGGACGCCGGCGACGTCTCCGTCGCGCTGGCGGCGCCGCCCCGCGTCTCGATCCTCACCGTCTCCCCGCGCGTCTTCCCGGACCTCCCCACGCCCCGCAACTTCCCCTtcgtcctcgccgccgacccctccggccttctcctcctccaggccaaCCTGCGTTGCGCCCCGACCCGTGAGGTCATCGATCGCCCCGGCCACCAGGGAGTCACCTGGAAACTCACCGACTCTCGCTACTTCGTGCTCGACACCACCAACGGCTCGTCGTTCCAGCTCCCCGACCCTGAGGCCACCATCATGCACCAGGCCCTCCTCGGCCTTCTCGCCTCCCCCAGGGGCGGCGGCCACTACATGGTCGCTGAGCTCCAGCCCATCTTCGGCAGCGACGAAGCCacgctcctctgcttctccacgGAGGTAGGAGAGTGGGTCGAGAAGCCCGTCCACTACCCGCTCCCGCCACGCCCGCTGTCTCCCATCTGCGTGGTCTCGCACCACGGGAGGCTCTGGTGGGTGGACCTCTCATGGGGCGTCATCACCTGCGACCCCTTCGCCGACGAGCCGGTCCTGGGCTTCGTTCCCTTCCCGCCGGGGAGGGTGCTCAGGTACAGGGAAGGTTGGGGAGTCACCGACAAGTTCCGTTACGTGGGGGTGAGCGGCGGCAAGCTGCGTTTCGTCGACATGTACATGCGTAAGCGTGTTCGTGGCGCCGGCGCTCACACTCCCATGGTAAGCGTGTGGACGCTGGGCGATCCAGACTCGAGGGAGTGGACGCTGGAGCAAGAGGCGAGCTTTACCGAGATCTGGGCCGATGAGAGCTACAAGGCGGCCGGGCTGCCGGAGAAGATCCCCACGCTGGCGCTCATTCACCCCAAGAACCCCGACGTGGTCTACTTCTTCCTCAAGGAGCACCTGTTTGGTGTTGACGTGCGTGGTCGCAAGGTGGTGGAGTGCCAGGTGTATGGTCTTGTTGCGCCCCCGAGCATCTGCTTGGCCAGCCGCTTCGTTCGGGCTTGGGAGCTGCCACGGGCGCTCTCCTCCTCAG GGGAGTGGTCTAATGGCATCAGCTTGGCTGAGAGCGCTAATGCGCGTCCATACCAGCGATCGGCAGGGGATTATCACTTGGTGGGGGGCTCCAGGATAGCATGCAAAGGATGA
- the LOC123069689 gene encoding presenilin-like protein At1g08700, protein MDPVADAPDPPGSAATVLDTLGEEVLAVMSPVSICMALVVLLITLLAPPSSSPSAPPPVTAATLVYLESPSDSPAQKLLGALLDAAVFVALVAVVTFILVALYYYRCTGFLKNYMRFSAFFVLFSMGGAIPVALLRRLDAPLDAPTALLLLFNASAVGVLSVFASAVPILVRQGYMVALAVIVAAWLSRLPEWTTWIMLLALAVYDLVAVLAPRGPLRMLVELASSRDDELPALIYESRPTVGPPETSSSYAPAMWSEESQHPDSAARSGPNLYDRVGQQDDSGPAMVEMRDLGSASRDMTTSNQGVTGQTSNQGGSAQHAVILIEQGQEEEEAAPLVSAASANPTVANEEHTQISTSEPPEEEFEMFESSRGIKLGLGDFVFYSVLVGRAAMYDLMTVYACYLAIIAGLGCTLILLSICRHALPALPISIMLGVVFYFLTRLLMEPFVVGASTNLVMF, encoded by the coding sequence ATGGATCCCGTCGCCGACGCGCCGGACCCGCCgggctccgccgccaccgtcctcGACACCCTCGGCGAGGAGGTGCTCGCGGTCATGTCCCCGGTCTCCATCTGCATGgccctcgtcgtcctcctcatcaCGCTCCTcgcgccgccttcctcctccccctccgcGCCGCCCCCCGTCACCGCCGCCACGCTCGTCTACCTCGAGTCCCCCTCCGACTCCCCGGCCCAGAAGCTCCTCGGCGCGCTCCTCGACGCCGCCGTCTTCGTCGCGCTCGTCGCCGTCGTCACCTTCATCCTCGTCGCGCTCTACTACTACCGCTGCACCGGCTTCCTCAAGAACTACATGCGcttctccgccttcttcgtcctctTCTCCATGGGCGGCGCCATCCCAGtcgccctcctccgccgcctcgaCGCCCCGCTCGACGCGCCCAccgcgctcctcctcctcttcaacgCCTCCGCCGTCGGCGTCCTCTCCGTCTTCGCCTCCGCGGTCCCCATCCTCGTCCGCCAGGGCTACATGGTCgcgctcgccgtcatcgtcgccgcctgGCTCTCCAGGCTCCCCGAGTGGACCACCTGGATCATGCTCCTCGCCCTCGCCGTCTATGACCTCGTCGCCGTGCTCGCGCCAAGGGGCCCGCTCAGGATGCTTGTGGAGCTCGCCTCCTCCAGGGACGACGAACTCCCGGCGCTCATCTACGAATCACGCCCCACGGTAGGCCCACCCGAGACTTCCTCCTCCTATGCTCCGGCAATGTGGTCCGAGGAGTCGCAGCACCCCGATTCTGCCGCCCGATCGGGCCCAAACCTGTATGACAGGGTGGGTCAGCAGGATGATTCCGGTCCTGCCATGGTAGAAATGAGGGATCTTGGCTCAGCAAGCCGTGACATGACTACCTCAAATCAAGGTGTAACAGGGCAGACATCAAATCAAGGTGGGAGCGCACAGCATGCTGTCATTCTGATCGAGCAGGGtcaggaagaagaagaggcagctCCATTGGTGTCAGCGGCATCTGCCAACCCTACCGTCGCCAATGAGGAGCATACACAAATTTCTACATCAGAACCTCCCGAGGAGGAGTTTGAGATGTTTGAGTCTAGCAGGGGCATCAAGCTGGGACTTGGCGATTTTGTCTTCTACAGCGTGCTTGTGGGGAGGGCTGCCATGTATGACCTCATGACGGTCTATGCGTGCTACCTTGCCATCATCGCTGGGCTTGGCTGCACCCTCATCTTGCTGTCAATATGCAGGCACGCATTGCCTGCACTCCCGATCTCTATCATGCTGGGAGTCGTGTTCTACTTCTTGACGCGGTTGCTGATGGAGCCATTCGTTGTCGGCGCTTCGACCAATTTGGTGATGTTCTGA
- the LOC123069691 gene encoding histidine biosynthesis bifunctional protein hisIE, chloroplastic has product MAAPLPRAPVSSPATRAALWPARSNPCTAAPPSSGALGWRLRQACPVLSMAPRSARSTPAALAVDPKVEALLDSVKWDVKGLAVAIAQNVDTGAILMQGFANKEALAATISTRKATFYSRSRSSLWTKGETSMNFINVHDIFLDCDRDSIIYLGTPDGPTCHTGAETCYYSSVYDALQGSKSNQERQVATTLYSLEDTISRRKEEIVTEGSGKPSWTKKLLLDNQLLCSKIREEAGELIQTLVENEDKSRTASEMADLLYHAMVLLSVRDVKMEEVLEVLRKRFSQSGVEEKASRKKS; this is encoded by the exons ATGGCGGCTCCACTGCCTCGCGCCCCCGTCTCCTCGCCCGCGACCCGCGCCGCCCTATGGCCAGCCCGCTCCAACCCTTGCACGGCCGCGCCGCCATCCTCGGGGGCCCTCGGGTGGCGGCTCAGGCAGGCTTGCCCGGTGCTCTCCATGGCTCCGCGCTCCGCCCGGTCGACGCCAGCAGCCCTCGCCGTCGATCCCAAG GTTGAAGCGTTACTAGACAGTGTGAAGTGGGACGTCAAAGGGCTGGCAGTTGCTATTGCGCAAAATGTGGATACTGGAGCCATTCTTATGCAGGGATTTGCTAACAAAGAGGCCCTTGCAGCAACTATATCAACCAGAAAAGCTACATTCTATAGCCGTTCACGGTCTTCATTGTGGACTAAAGGGGAGACATCCATGAACTTCATCAATGTGCATGACATATTCTTAGACTGTGACCGTGATTCA ATAATATATCTTGGTACGCCAGATGGACCTACATGCCATACAGGGGCAGAGACCTGCTACTATTCTTCAGTCTATGATGCACTACAAGGTTCAAAG TCCAATCAAGAGAGGCAGGTCGCCACAACTCTCTACTCTCTTGAAGACACGATCAGTAGGCGGAAGGAGGAGATAGTTACTGAAGGGAGTGGTAAGCCATCATGGACGAAAAAACTACTGCTTGATAACCAGCTGCTTTGCTCGAAAATACG CGAAGAAGCGGGGGAACTAATTCAAACACTGGTTGAGAACGAGGACAAATCTCGTACAGCCTCAGAGATGGCTGATTTGCTGTACCACGCAATGGTGCTTCTGAGCGTGAGGGATGTGAAGATGGAAGAGGTTCTGGAGGTCCTGAGGAAACGCTTTTCGCAGTCCGGAGTTGAGGAGAAGGCCAGCCGCAAGAAATCTTAG
- the LOC123069693 gene encoding crossover junction endonuclease MUS81 isoform X2, with protein sequence MAPAMPKQRAVHLPDNEEVARLLLEKHRSMLEKDIPDNLSLTLSNAYRNVCAAKEPIRTLKDLLKIKGVGPWVIRLIKESFPASSPDLSPPKWKKIKRPEHSPELVCSNSASMASQELIQLTSQEQLSYSSEVQTTGSAEFTMLDKDTSGMGNSKLAMPPRLSNEKFLEAYEVVLILDDREIFGSRGKRVVGNIHSKFHVPVEIKRLPVGDGIWIARHRRSHTEYVLDFVVERKSVTDLVSSIRDSRYKDQKLRLKKCGLRKLIYLVEGDPNPLGASESIKTACFTTEILEGFDVQRTTGYSDTESTYGHLTLSIIDYYSTNFSIGANTCRVCLTYDEFVKKCCDPKKLTVSDIFALQLMQVPQVTEETAIAVIELYPTLVSLARAYSMLDGDTPAQEKMLNMKSKMVNAGASRNIFKLVWVKGEILLT encoded by the exons ATGGCTCCGGCGATGCCGAAGCAGCGCGCGGTGCATCTCCCCGACAACGAGGAGGTTGCGCGCCTCCTCCTGGAGAAGCACCGGTCGATGCTGGAAAAAGACATCCCAGACAACCTGAGCCTCACGCTCTCCAACGCCTACCGCAACGTCTGCGCCGCCAAGGAGCCCATCCGGACCCTCAAGGACCTGCTAAAGATCAA GGGTGTTGGACCATGGGTCATCCGTCTCATAAAAGAGTCCTTTCCAGCGTCCAGCCCAGATTTATCTCCTCCAAAAT GGAAGAAAATAAAAAGACCAGAGCATAGTCCTGAACTTGTTTGCAGCAATTCTGCTTCTATGGCATCCCAAGAACTGATACAGTTGACCAGTCAAGAGCAGCTCAGTTACAGTTCTGAAGTTCAAACTACC GGTTCTGCTGAATTCACTATGCTAGACAAGGACACTAGTGGTATGGGCAATTCTAAACTAGCTATGCCACCTCGTCTATCTAATGAAAAGTTTCTTGAAGCTTATGAAGTGGTGTTGATATTGGATGATCGTGAAATTTTTGG ATCCCGTGGCAAAAGAGTTGTTGGTAACATACATTCGAAGTTTCATGTACCTGTAGAG ATAAAACGCCTGCCTGTTGGAGATGGTATTTGGATTGCTCGTCATAGAAGATCTCATACGGAGTATGTTCTTGATTTCGTTGTTGAAAGGAAAAGTGTAACAGATTTAGTTAGCTCAATTAGAGACAGCAGGTACAAAGATCAGAAATTAAGGCTAAAG AAATGTGGACTAAGGAAGCTGATATATCTGGTTGAAGGTGATCCAAACCCTTTAGGCGCATCAGAGAGCATCAAAACAGC CTGCTTCACCACTGAGATTCTTGAAGGATTTGATGTTCAGAGAACCACTGGATATTCTGATACTGAAAGCACATACGGCCACCTGACACTCTCAATAATTGATTACTACAGCACAAATTTCTCAATCGGTGCTAACACTTGTCGAGTTTGCTTAACTTATGACGAGTTTGTGAAGAAGTGTTGTGACCCCAAGAAGTTAACTGTGAGCGACATATTCGCCCTACAACTTATGCAG GTACCACAGGTGACAGAAGAAACTGCAATTGCAGTTATAGAGCTCTACCCGACTCTTGTCTCACTTGCTCGCGCGTACTCCATGCTT GATGGCGATACCCCTGCCCAAGAGAAGATGCTGAACATGAAGAGCAAGATGGTGAACGCAGGGGCTAGCAGAAATATCTTCAAGCTTGTCTGGGTGAAGGGTGAAATATTACTGACCTAG
- the LOC123069693 gene encoding crossover junction endonuclease MUS81 isoform X1, with amino-acid sequence MAPAMPKQRAVHLPDNEEVARLLLEKHRSMLEKDIPDNLSLTLSNAYRNVCAAKEPIRTLKDLLKIKGVGPWVIRLIKESFPASSPDLSPPKCKEKGKRGKKIKRPEHSPELVCSNSASMASQELIQLTSQEQLSYSSEVQTTGSAEFTMLDKDTSGMGNSKLAMPPRLSNEKFLEAYEVVLILDDREIFGSRGKRVVGNIHSKFHVPVEIKRLPVGDGIWIARHRRSHTEYVLDFVVERKSVTDLVSSIRDSRYKDQKLRLKKCGLRKLIYLVEGDPNPLGASESIKTACFTTEILEGFDVQRTTGYSDTESTYGHLTLSIIDYYSTNFSIGANTCRVCLTYDEFVKKCCDPKKLTVSDIFALQLMQVPQVTEETAIAVIELYPTLVSLARAYSMLDGDTPAQEKMLNMKSKMVNAGASRNIFKLVWVKGEILLT; translated from the exons ATGGCTCCGGCGATGCCGAAGCAGCGCGCGGTGCATCTCCCCGACAACGAGGAGGTTGCGCGCCTCCTCCTGGAGAAGCACCGGTCGATGCTGGAAAAAGACATCCCAGACAACCTGAGCCTCACGCTCTCCAACGCCTACCGCAACGTCTGCGCCGCCAAGGAGCCCATCCGGACCCTCAAGGACCTGCTAAAGATCAA GGGTGTTGGACCATGGGTCATCCGTCTCATAAAAGAGTCCTTTCCAGCGTCCAGCCCAGATTTATCTCCTCCAAAATGTAAAGAGAAAGGGAAAAGGG GGAAGAAAATAAAAAGACCAGAGCATAGTCCTGAACTTGTTTGCAGCAATTCTGCTTCTATGGCATCCCAAGAACTGATACAGTTGACCAGTCAAGAGCAGCTCAGTTACAGTTCTGAAGTTCAAACTACC GGTTCTGCTGAATTCACTATGCTAGACAAGGACACTAGTGGTATGGGCAATTCTAAACTAGCTATGCCACCTCGTCTATCTAATGAAAAGTTTCTTGAAGCTTATGAAGTGGTGTTGATATTGGATGATCGTGAAATTTTTGG ATCCCGTGGCAAAAGAGTTGTTGGTAACATACATTCGAAGTTTCATGTACCTGTAGAG ATAAAACGCCTGCCTGTTGGAGATGGTATTTGGATTGCTCGTCATAGAAGATCTCATACGGAGTATGTTCTTGATTTCGTTGTTGAAAGGAAAAGTGTAACAGATTTAGTTAGCTCAATTAGAGACAGCAGGTACAAAGATCAGAAATTAAGGCTAAAG AAATGTGGACTAAGGAAGCTGATATATCTGGTTGAAGGTGATCCAAACCCTTTAGGCGCATCAGAGAGCATCAAAACAGC CTGCTTCACCACTGAGATTCTTGAAGGATTTGATGTTCAGAGAACCACTGGATATTCTGATACTGAAAGCACATACGGCCACCTGACACTCTCAATAATTGATTACTACAGCACAAATTTCTCAATCGGTGCTAACACTTGTCGAGTTTGCTTAACTTATGACGAGTTTGTGAAGAAGTGTTGTGACCCCAAGAAGTTAACTGTGAGCGACATATTCGCCCTACAACTTATGCAG GTACCACAGGTGACAGAAGAAACTGCAATTGCAGTTATAGAGCTCTACCCGACTCTTGTCTCACTTGCTCGCGCGTACTCCATGCTT GATGGCGATACCCCTGCCCAAGAGAAGATGCTGAACATGAAGAGCAAGATGGTGAACGCAGGGGCTAGCAGAAATATCTTCAAGCTTGTCTGGGTGAAGGGTGAAATATTACTGACCTAG